Within the Hermetia illucens chromosome 6, iHerIll2.2.curated.20191125, whole genome shotgun sequence genome, the region ATACACCTGATGCACAAACTGAAGGTTCCAATAATTTCAATGGCGACATATCTACTAAGACACGATCAAAAATGCTTTACGGAATTAATGATGCTCCACCATGGTACCTAGGAATCTTCCTCGCTCTGCAACACTACCTCACAATGATTGGAGCTATCGTCTCCATACCATTCATTCTTACTCCCGCTTTATGCATGGAAGATAGTGATCCAAATCGTGGTGTCATAATTTCAACAATGATTTTTGTGACGGGCATAGTTACTTACTTTCAAGCAACCTGGGGAGTTAGACTCCCAATCGTTCAGGGTGGAACGATATCGTTTTTAGTTCCAACTTTGGCAATTCTAAGTTTGCCGCAGTGGAGGTGTCCACCAGCAGCTGAAATTGCTGCTTTACATGAAGATCAAAAAGTTGAACTGTGGCAGGTTCGGATGCGAGAGTTATCCGGTGCAATAGCTATGTCAGCATTGGTGCAAGTATTTATTGGGTATACGGGTTTGATCGGAAAGATATTGAGATTTGTGACACCACTCACCATCGTTCCAACTGTGTCACTTGTGGGACTGACGTTATTTGAACATGCAGCCGAGACTGCATCCAAACATTGGGGAATTGCTGTTGGGTATAGTAACAATTCAATTTGTACCTTCATGAATTATTTTAATGGATTTTGTTTACATTAGAACCACATCGATGCTGACTTTATTCTCCCAAATTATGGTCAACGTAAGtgttccgttgctggcttatAGAAAAGGAGTTGGATTACAAATAACAAAGTTTCAGTTATTCAAACTATTTCCGGTAAGCAGTCATCTAGTTAATTTTTTGTAGACAGTCATTAGTAATGTTTGTTTTTTCAATTCTCAAGGTATTATTAACTATTGCGATAATGTGGGGCTTATGCGCCATTTTTACGGTAACAAACGTTTTCCCACCCGGCCATCCGGCGAGAACGGATGTGCGTTTGAGTGTTTTAGAAGATGCTTCATGGTTCTATGTTCCCTACCCAGGGCAGTTTGGCATTCCAAGTGTTACTTTATCAGGTAAGTATGAAGACGTttgtatgtctcctgttcacttctttgtgAAGTATAGCGCATCTGCACAGTATGTtaatttttcccaaatttttttcCCAATGAGATTGTGCATTTTCATCGCACCAAATGCTGTACAAGTAATAGTCAAACACATTGAAATCATGAATTTTTTTCTGCTACCCTTATACTGACGCTATCAACTTTccatattttccaattattcaGGAGTACTAGGAATGCTTGCTGGAGTCATAGCTTGTACGGTGGAGTCAATAAGCTATTACCCAACTGTATCCCAAATGTGTGGTAAGTACCTATCTTCCAACCTGTCTTTATTCATATTATTTATTATGCTCTCATTCTTGCAATGTTATTGCAGAAGCTGAATCTCCGCCATTGCATGCAATCAATCGAGGCATAGGAACAGAAGGTTTTGGAACAATGCTCGCAGGTCTTTGGGGAGCAGGCAACGGCACTAACACTTTTGGTGAAAATGTTGGAGCTATCGGTGTAACGAAGGTAAAGTATTATATCCTTAAAGCACCACCTGTACCGATAATCACTGCTATTTGAATTCGACTGCAGGTTGGCAGTCGTCGTGTTATTCAATGGGCAGCGCTGATTATGGTCATACAAGGAGTGATCAGTAAATTCGGTGCAGTATTTATAATGATTCCGGATCCAGTCGTTGGAGGGATTTTTTGTGTAATGTTTGGCATGATCATTGCTTTTGGGTTATCAACATTGCAATATGTTGATCTGAAATCAGCGAgaaatctatatattattgGTGTGTCGATATTCTTTCCAATGGTTCTGTGCAAGTGGATGCAAAATCATCCGGGAAGTATACAGACGGGAGTGGATACAGTCGATTCAACCTTATCGGTGTTACTTGGCACCACTATATTGGTGGGCGGTGTTTTAGGATGTTTCTTAGACAATGTGATTCCAGGTAACTTCTAGTGTCATTATTCTATTCCTAACTGCCCAGTATTGGTTTAACTTTGTATTCATTCAGGGACGGATGAGGAACGTGGTGTAACTGCATGGGCGCAACATATGCCACTAGATACTTCCAGTCAATATCAAGAACATAAGCCTGACTACGATTTTCCTTTAGGCATGAATCTCTTACGAAGGTTTGTTTGGAGCAAAACAATTCACAAATATTTGAAAGATATTCGatttacatttattttattccaggTGGAATTGGACTTATTATGTTCCCTTTTTGCCAACATACAAAATGAAAAAACCGGAATGAATGAGTACTTAAATTTCCTTTGTTTTACATGTGATCAACGTTGTATTTTAGCTTTACAAAATAGAAACCAAAAATTTTAGGATAGTGTTTTAGAATAGATTCATGTCGCAATATAGATGCTGTAAAATTGCACTTGTTACCATAAATAACTGCAAAAATTCTGAGTGGAAGATTCCATTTAGTTTCTATTTAGAACGTTGCCCAACTTTAGAATTTAGAATTTTGGAAATATCGATGTCTCGGTTTATGCTTAGCTCCTATGGGGAAGATTCCAACGATGGAAAACATTTTACTTCATTTCCCATTATTATATAATTAGAAAGAGGAAATTATATAATTAGAAACAGGAAAAAAGAAAGGCGTCCTATACAAACAACTTAGTTTGCAACCAGATTGCAACTCATTTGTCATAAACCGTGCAATTGCAACCAACCACAAGGATCAATACTTTTCGATATTCCGTACTACACCTTAGTTATCccaatttattaaggacatGAACAACGTTGGTTTTTGTTAGAACTCTGGACGCGGAACCATTGACAGGTTTCAGAATTAAGTGCATGTCGTCCAGGCTAATTTTCTAACTCTGCAAAAATGCTTAATCAAGATGTGGTCACTTTCATTGCTGAGTTTGAAGGTAAGTTTAATACTTCGCATGCAGAAAGTGATCATAAAACCAGATGAATCACGACTTATGGTAAAATTATTGGATTCTTTACTAGACGAACACGAGAGTCTTGCACTTTCGCGGTGGGCTCGAACAAGTGACCAGCAAACCTTTTTTGATATAAGTCATCAGGTCTGATGGGAAACGTCGTCGACAACGCACTGAGAAACAAAGGAATCGATGATTTTGTTATTGATCGGCTAAAATAGAAGCATTTCGAGCGGTTCAGGCAGAAATGTTCGTGCAGTTCgaccaaaaatgaaaatcaaccataaaaattttcgaaaatatttttgcgTCTTGGGATATACGGAAGAACTGTCCTGGTGGTTTAAAAATGTCGAACATGCACGCTTTTCTTCAACCATTCAAATTCAAGCACCTTGGGAAGGAGCCAAAAAATATAGTATTTGAAATTGCAAATTGTGCTTCCTCAATGAAACACGTTTCGGACCTCCTCAAATAAACATTCAGTTTACCAAAAATGATAATTGCTATAGAACTTATTTGGATGGACCGGAATAGTTACGAAAAAAACCAAGCGTTCCTGTggacttggcaagatcatggacTGTTTGTGGGTTGTTGAGAAAATCACTAGGAGGAGGAGcgattttttgtaaataaattacATTTTCTTACACAAAAAAATCGAAGCTGTTGGGAAAATTCCGGAAGTACTGGAGATTGTCAAGACTTAACGGGTTAACCCCACTTGTGACTTTCAAAAAATTGCTTTTTTTTATCGCATTTTGTATAACTATGtgagaaaaaatttcaaattaatccAAGTCAAAATGATTGAGATATAGTGAATGAAGGAGAAGAATCCGTACCATAAACGGCCTGAAGTTGAAActtcaaatgtgtttttcttgaaaTGACAAACCAACAGGCTTATTCAATCCATAAAAATGTAGCGGTTAATGGTTTGATTTGTTTGTCGAAAAAAATAACCATTTTATAGCCCAAAAACGACCGTTTTTTAGTCTTGACTATCTGCCACtttgtgaaaaattcatatttttttgtttaaattcttcgATCAAACACTGGCTTTTACTGTTACTTAACTAAATGCATCGACATTTTTTTGGTTCAAATGATCCAGTTCCTCAATTTTGGTCActgcaaaacataaaaatacaatttttttgaTGGCCTTTTGTAATATAACGGTGAaacatttttcaatgaaaataattaCTGAAAGTTTTTCGACGTTTgcaattaaaagaaaatgtaaCGATCGTTCAGAAaagatttgaaattttcttaaagaaaaaaacatcgTGAAAATGACTATTTTTGCGCAACAAGCTGGGTTAACTCAGGAAGCAAGCCAAAATCTTCTAGTGCAATGAAGGAAGATAGTTTTTTTCTGATGTTCGCGTGCCAAAAGTAAAACGCTATAAACGGGTTACCAACTCCTGGTATTCTTGCTGGATATTTAGGTAATTTTGCTGGATTTCGTATTTCGTATAATTCTGAAAATCGCGTCGTTCTCAGCAAAGATAATTGATCTAAGTTCGGGTCTGCAGGAAGTTTGATGACTGCGTTTCCCAGTGAGACAGATTGAAACGCTCAGCCACTAAATCCGAGATCCTGGATAATACCATTGTTTCTAGACGAGAGAAAAACGTAGCTTGAAATTTTGAAGATGGATCCGGAATACGGAACCCCAGAACTTCTAACTACAATAAGAGACTGAATGATCGAAGCAAACTGAAACCAAAAAGtgtatttacttttattttttttttcagtataatattttttttttatattgagGCTATGGAATTTTTAGATAATCGGCGTTGAATCAGTGCCATAGATGACGGATGGCGTCGGAAAAAGTaccatattaaaaataaattatgatATATCGATacagaaattattaaaattattttacattCCGTGGGAAATTGTACAAAACAACAGCAGGAATCTCAATGGGCAACCCAATGTCACCACTTGTGACGGAAATGTTTATGGCGTATGTTGAATCAGTTATTGAAGAAAAGGGGATAATGCCGAGAATATGGTTCAGATATGTCGATGACGTATTTGCCATAATGGAAAAGGATAAGGTCGACAACACGCTAACAGACATTTAACAGAATAACCCGAATATTCAATTTAAAATGGAAAGGAGAGAATACGGATCTCTACCATTCATAGACCTACGAATAATGAACAACAGTGGAACTCGAATTCGAGTTATGTAGAAAACCAACGGCGACTCAAAGAACGATAATAGCAACTTCAGTTCATACCGTAacacaaaaaatggctgcctacaaTTCAATAGTTCACAGCCTCTGCACCTACCCATTAACCAAGGCAGGTTTCCATAAAGACAGGATTTACATACTCGATACAGCAATTAAGAGCGGCTACACCGCCGAAACAATAGAAAAACTGATCAAGGAGAAGCAAGACAGAATATTTAAGAACCAACACACAACATTCTTCGAACAAGCAACCACTTTAGACGAAACAAAATGGATGAGCATacagcatacatacatacaacatACAGCATTGTTACAGCAGGATCCAGcagaggcgcaacactaaaaaGACGAGTGGGAAGGGAAAAGGACCCATTGACAGAAGAAGAGATAAGTGGAATACATAAAATCAACTGCAATGATTGTGAGATATTCTACATTGGCCAAACAAAACGGCTTATCACGACGAGGTTCCAAGAACACATGAAGGAAGTAGACAAGGAGGAAAAATGGGGAATGAATAAGGTGCGATTATCGGTATCTATGCATGTCATCGAGGAGGGACATTTTGTGACGAGGGCAAATATGAAGCTGGTACGTCAACTGAGCGcaccttggacgcatgggaGAGCCTTGAAATATTGCGGAAGGATTTGACAAAGTTGAGATACACAGGCGAGGGAAACTGTGCATCGAGACTTATTAAAGAACTTACCTACAAATGTAGGAACCGCACCACCCAATTACTGCTAATTACAAAAAGCATAATATCATCTCTACTTGCATGCGTACCTCTTTTTCACAATTTGTACCTACATATGTATCTTtgactatttgaaataatagaaacttgctttttctattcgctaatgtcggtatttgcaagataccgatatttcgggaaccacttgtttccttcatcagtgttaacaagaCTTgttatatcggtatttgcaggaccaataaataacacaaataaaaaaagcagcttttattatttcaaataatttaatcgctagaaataccgcgcaATTTATGATGATTGTAGCTAAAGTACTaaagaagagagtaagtagcccccgaaatacgtatatacgagcaataaaaatatattgtagtaggaagaGCTACATACTTTTATCCTGCTGCTTACTCAGACAAATTAATTTGGTATGATTTGTAACCTCGTTGGCTTGCTCACAGAGCtattattttgaagataattAACCTTTTATATTCAAGTTAGCTTCTAAAtagttattaaaatattttataggtTTCGCTACAATTTTAAGGAAAATTTCACAGGTTTTTGCAGTGGAAATATTGTTGCAACTGTCTCCCTTCGACCTTATAATAAAGGGAGAGTGAGATTTGCAGCATACGGATTCTAATTTAATTTGCCGAAATCCCAAGGTAGAAACCGCAATGATGGTTGTCATATTGGAGACCGAGACAGCCTCTCATATCATATTAAACTGCTCCCGATTCGTACAGAGGATGTAAAGTTTTTGGGGAATAATGAACACT harbors:
- the LOC119660106 gene encoding solute carrier family 23 member 2 isoform X1 is translated as MELNSVVTDDDTYKIPHTPDAQTEGSNNFNGDISTKTRSKMLYGINDAPPWYLGIFLALQHYLTMIGAIVSIPFILTPALCMEDSDPNRGVIISTMIFVTGIVTYFQATWGVRLPIVQGGTISFLVPTLAILSLPQWRCPPAAEIAALHEDQKVELWQVRMRELSGAIAMSALVQVFIGYTGLIGKILRFVTPLTIVPTVSLVGLTLFEHAAETASKHWGIAVGTTSMLTLFSQIMVNVSVPLLAYRKGVGLQITKFQLFKLFPVLLTIAIMWGLCAIFTVTNVFPPGHPARTDVRLSVLEDASWFYVPYPGQFGIPSVTLSGVLGMLAGVIACTVESISYYPTVSQMCEAESPPLHAINRGIGTEGFGTMLAGLWGAGNGTNTFGENVGAIGVTKVGSRRVIQWAALIMVIQGVISKFGAVFIMIPDPVVGGIFCVMFGMIIAFGLSTLQYVDLKSARNLYIIGVSIFFPMVLCKWMQNHPGSIQTGVDTVDSTLSVLLGTTILVGGVLGCFLDNVIPGTDEERGVTAWAQHMPLDTSSQYQEHKPDYDFPLGMNLLRRWNWTYYVPFLPTYKMKKPE
- the LOC119660106 gene encoding solute carrier family 23 member 2 isoform X2; this translates as MLYGINDAPPWYLGIFLALQHYLTMIGAIVSIPFILTPALCMEDSDPNRGVIISTMIFVTGIVTYFQATWGVRLPIVQGGTISFLVPTLAILSLPQWRCPPAAEIAALHEDQKVELWQVRMRELSGAIAMSALVQVFIGYTGLIGKILRFVTPLTIVPTVSLVGLTLFEHAAETASKHWGIAVGTTSMLTLFSQIMVNVSVPLLAYRKGVGLQITKFQLFKLFPVLLTIAIMWGLCAIFTVTNVFPPGHPARTDVRLSVLEDASWFYVPYPGQFGIPSVTLSGVLGMLAGVIACTVESISYYPTVSQMCEAESPPLHAINRGIGTEGFGTMLAGLWGAGNGTNTFGENVGAIGVTKVGSRRVIQWAALIMVIQGVISKFGAVFIMIPDPVVGGIFCVMFGMIIAFGLSTLQYVDLKSARNLYIIGVSIFFPMVLCKWMQNHPGSIQTGVDTVDSTLSVLLGTTILVGGVLGCFLDNVIPGTDEERGVTAWAQHMPLDTSSQYQEHKPDYDFPLGMNLLRRWNWTYYVPFLPTYKMKKPE